A genomic stretch from Thermomonospora umbrina includes:
- a CDS encoding NYN domain-containing protein, whose amino-acid sequence MDRCALFVDAGYLLADGAMAVHGTRHRETVSWDFGGLLQLLGNLGRERTGLPLLRCYWYEATVEGRRSPEHEALADLPGLKLRLGRIRPGRREGVDTEIHRDLMALARNGAIADAVVVSGDEDLAQVISDAQDLGVRVTVVHVAVDGNWTISRVLRQECDDLIEIGSGHLRPYVNLLSGLDQGGGGSVSPLSNGHGASTGGSIAPLSAAPHSSPPPGSPITGAPQVTSSGTHASHSSHSTHSSHSTGTHPTGAHSTGGSSSSGSGTGSGGGSTFGSGLGNALRGLGSASLDPPSSSSGSSGSASSQHGSSSSHGSTPSHGSGSTSSHGPSSHGHTSSHNPGSSHGSLFGSGLGGSGGASTGPQIPQPSPPMQSAPTPSSSPGAGSHYVPSSHAGPTGPQHIPQSSPPQHGPYTGPQQIAPLPVPVQQSTPTLSDAVKAAHNEGQDFGESVARDAPALWLEAVLARKPRMPSDLEARLLQGSSLPIDFLLHDEVRHALRRGFWDALERSRR is encoded by the coding sequence ATGGATCGCTGTGCGCTGTTCGTAGACGCCGGCTACCTGCTGGCGGACGGCGCGATGGCGGTGCATGGGACCCGCCATCGGGAGACGGTGTCCTGGGACTTCGGGGGGCTGCTCCAACTCCTGGGCAACCTCGGCCGTGAACGCACCGGCCTGCCGTTGCTGCGCTGCTATTGGTACGAGGCGACCGTCGAGGGGCGTCGCTCCCCCGAGCACGAGGCCCTCGCCGACCTGCCCGGCCTCAAACTCCGCCTCGGCCGGATCCGCCCGGGCCGCCGCGAGGGCGTGGACACCGAGATCCACCGTGACCTGATGGCCCTGGCCCGCAACGGCGCCATCGCCGACGCCGTGGTGGTCAGCGGCGACGAGGACCTCGCCCAGGTGATCTCCGACGCCCAGGACCTCGGCGTCCGCGTCACCGTGGTGCACGTCGCGGTGGACGGCAACTGGACGATCTCGCGGGTGCTGCGCCAGGAGTGCGACGACCTGATCGAGATCGGCTCCGGCCATCTGCGCCCGTACGTCAACCTGCTCAGCGGCCTCGACCAGGGCGGGGGCGGCTCGGTGTCGCCGCTGTCCAACGGACACGGCGCGAGCACCGGCGGCAGCATCGCACCGCTGTCGGCCGCGCCGCACAGCAGCCCGCCCCCCGGCTCGCCGATCACGGGCGCGCCCCAGGTCACGTCCTCGGGCACGCATGCGTCGCACTCATCGCACTCGACGCACTCATCGCACTCCACGGGAACGCACCCGACGGGGGCGCACTCCACGGGCGGCTCGTCGTCCTCCGGCTCCGGCACGGGGTCGGGCGGGGGCTCGACGTTCGGCTCGGGGCTCGGCAACGCGCTGCGCGGGTTGGGCTCCGCGTCGCTCGACCCGCCGTCCTCGAGCTCGGGGTCGTCCGGGTCGGCGTCCTCGCAGCACGGGTCGTCCTCCTCGCACGGGTCCACGCCCTCGCACGGGTCCGGCTCGACGTCGTCGCACGGACCCTCCTCGCACGGCCACACGTCGTCGCACAACCCCGGGTCCTCGCACGGGTCGCTGTTCGGCAGCGGGCTCGGCGGCTCCGGCGGCGCGTCCACCGGCCCGCAGATCCCACAGCCTTCGCCGCCGATGCAGTCCGCCCCGACGCCGTCCTCGTCGCCGGGCGCCGGCTCGCACTACGTGCCGTCGTCGCACGCCGGGCCGACCGGCCCCCAGCACATCCCGCAGTCGTCGCCGCCGCAGCACGGCCCCTACACGGGCCCCCAGCAGATCGCCCCGCTCCCGGTGCCGGTGCAGCAGAGCACGCCCACGCTGTCGGACGCGGTGAAGGCCGCCCACAACGAGGGGCAGGACTTCGGCGAGTCGGTCGCCAGGGACGCGCCCGCCCTCTGGCTGGAGGCGGTGCTGGCCCGCAAGCCCCGCATGCCCTCCGACCTGGAGGCCCGGCTGCTGCAGGGGTCCTCCCTGCCGATCGACTTCCTGCTGCACGACGAGGTCCGGCACGCCCTGCGCCGCGGCTTCTGGGACGCCCTCGAACGCTCCCGGCGCTAG
- a CDS encoding DUF3151 domain-containing protein encodes MATMTNLLGGPPPTELPDNTDAREALESGVDPVEVAAKHPTHSGAWAALADRAFENGNVIESYAYARTGYHRALDQLRRSGWKGHGPVPWEHEPNRGFLRALNALGRAAAAIGEDEEAERCRAFLRDSSPTAADTLS; translated from the coding sequence ATGGCGACCATGACGAACCTGCTCGGCGGACCGCCGCCCACCGAACTGCCGGACAACACCGACGCCCGGGAGGCGCTGGAGAGCGGTGTCGACCCGGTGGAGGTCGCCGCCAAGCACCCGACGCACTCCGGCGCGTGGGCGGCCCTCGCCGACCGCGCGTTCGAGAACGGCAACGTGATCGAGTCGTACGCGTACGCCCGGACCGGCTACCACCGTGCCCTGGACCAGCTTCGCCGCTCCGGCTGGAAGGGGCATGGCCCGGTGCCCTGGGAGCACGAGCCCAACCGCGGCTTCCTGCGCGCCCTGAACGCCCTCGGCCGCGCCGCCGCCGCGATCGGCGAGGACGAGGAGGCCGAACGCTGCCGCGCCTTCCTGCGCGACAGCAGCCCCACGGCGGCCGACACCCTGTCGTAG
- a CDS encoding tetratricopeptide repeat protein, producing the protein MTHVTEDDLDDLEFDTLRTGDHTSAARRLSELAASVSGGVSRAKVLLRAGEQWQHAGDHDKAAEVYRQAIEDGGEAYGDPRAYLADALFELGERDQARALIEQIHKDRPTDPEVYRTVAEVLYAQGDMTGAYDWATAGADVVLALREQGVTVPDDPGDLDDADDLAIAEDSLEALLRLRYRARIDLGRPEDDYDAMLDDLLKA; encoded by the coding sequence GTGACGCATGTGACGGAAGACGATCTCGACGATCTGGAGTTCGACACCCTGCGCACTGGCGATCACACGTCGGCCGCGCGGCGCCTGTCCGAGCTGGCGGCGTCGGTGTCCGGCGGTGTCTCCCGGGCCAAGGTGCTGCTGCGCGCCGGGGAGCAGTGGCAGCACGCGGGCGACCACGACAAGGCGGCCGAGGTGTACCGCCAGGCGATCGAGGACGGCGGGGAGGCCTACGGCGACCCCCGCGCCTACCTCGCCGACGCGCTCTTCGAACTCGGCGAACGCGACCAGGCCCGCGCCCTGATCGAGCAGATCCACAAGGACCGCCCCACCGACCCCGAGGTCTACCGGACGGTCGCCGAGGTGCTCTACGCGCAGGGCGACATGACCGGCGCGTACGACTGGGCGACGGCGGGCGCGGACGTGGTGCTGGCGCTGCGCGAGCAGGGTGTCACGGTCCCGGACGACCCGGGCGATCTGGACGATGCCGACGACCTCGCGATCGCCGAGGACAGCCTGGAGGCCCTCCTCCGGCTGCGCTACCGGGCCAGGATCGACCTCGGCAGGCCGGAGGACGACTACGACGCGATGCTGGACGACCTGCTCAAGGCGTAG
- a CDS encoding GNAT family N-acetyltransferase: MTLLIEEPVSPALVRVRPYGITDAPRLRRMSDLMSAHSLYSRFFTGTPRIPEMYVRRLDDFDHWDREALVALAGDAMVGVAEYVRDPVDPARADLGVMVADPWRRLGMARMLVTSLADTASRRGIGAFTADVLPDNAPAISALRQGWPLVRPRPADGMVAFTLPLPPSLAS; this comes from the coding sequence ATGACGCTACTCATCGAGGAGCCGGTGTCACCGGCCCTGGTGCGGGTCCGCCCGTACGGCATCACCGACGCCCCCCGGCTGCGCCGGATGTCCGACCTGATGTCGGCGCACAGCCTCTACAGCCGGTTCTTCACCGGCACCCCGCGCATCCCGGAGATGTACGTCCGACGGCTGGACGACTTCGACCACTGGGACCGGGAGGCCCTGGTGGCGCTGGCCGGCGACGCGATGGTCGGCGTCGCCGAGTACGTGCGCGACCCCGTCGACCCGGCCCGCGCCGATCTGGGCGTGATGGTCGCCGACCCCTGGCGTCGGCTCGGGATGGCCCGGATGCTGGTGACCTCGCTCGCCGACACCGCGTCCCGGCGCGGGATCGGCGCGTTCACCGCCGACGTCCTGCCGGACAACGCCCCGGCGATCTCGGCCCTCCGACAGGGCTGGCCCCTGGTGCGGCCCCGGCCCGCCGACGGCATGGTCGCCTTCACCCTGCCGCTCCCGCCTTCCCTCGCCTCCTGA
- the pyrE gene encoding orotate phosphoribosyltransferase, with translation MSDREELLQQIKKKAVVHGEVTLSSGRRANWYVDLRRVTLDGRAAPLVGRVMLDLTADLEYDAVGGLTLGADPVATAMLHAAHARGRELDAFVVRKADKTHGLQRRIEGPDVAGRRVLAVEDTSTTGGSVLTAVEALRAAGADVVGVATIVERGAADRIRAEGLDYRAAYEVADLGVG, from the coding sequence GTGAGCGACCGCGAAGAACTGCTGCAACAGATCAAGAAGAAGGCCGTGGTGCACGGCGAGGTCACCCTGTCGTCCGGACGGCGTGCGAACTGGTACGTGGACCTGCGACGGGTGACGCTGGACGGCCGGGCCGCCCCGCTCGTCGGCCGGGTGATGCTGGACCTGACCGCCGACCTGGAGTACGACGCCGTCGGCGGGCTGACCCTGGGGGCCGACCCGGTGGCCACCGCGATGCTGCACGCCGCCCACGCCCGGGGTCGCGAACTCGACGCGTTCGTGGTCCGCAAGGCCGACAAGACCCACGGGCTCCAGCGCCGCATCGAGGGCCCCGACGTCGCGGGCCGCCGGGTGCTGGCCGTCGAGGACACCTCCACCACCGGCGGCTCGGTGCTGACGGCCGTGGAGGCGCTGCGCGCGGCGGGCGCCGACGTCGTCGGGGTGGCGACCATCGTCGAGCGGGGGGCCGCCGACCGGATCCGCGCCGAGGGCCTGGACTATCGCGCCGCCTATGAGGTCGCCGACCTGGGCGTCGGCTGA
- a CDS encoding DedA family protein, which yields MELAVNFLNPESLIVTFGVVGILAIIFAETGLLFGCVLPGDSLLFAAGIFTVGSAASEIGLDRPLSLTVLLIGGPVCAIVGAQLGHWIGARYGRKLFERPDSKIFRQEWVDKAEHYFLKFGPAKAVVLARFIPIVRTFLNPLAGMLGMDARRFFVWNVIGGILWTDGLFLLGHFLGSQIPNIEAYILPGIAVIVLLSVIPIVREIMKGRRANRSGANKNASEESRPSLSGDSSR from the coding sequence GTGGAACTCGCGGTGAACTTCCTCAACCCGGAATCCCTGATCGTCACGTTCGGGGTGGTGGGCATTCTGGCCATCATCTTCGCGGAGACGGGGCTGCTGTTCGGCTGTGTCCTGCCGGGAGACTCGCTGCTGTTCGCGGCGGGCATCTTCACCGTGGGGTCGGCCGCCTCGGAGATCGGGCTCGACCGTCCGCTGTCGCTGACGGTGCTCCTGATCGGCGGCCCGGTCTGCGCGATCGTGGGCGCACAGCTCGGCCACTGGATCGGCGCCAGATACGGGCGCAAGCTGTTCGAGCGCCCGGACTCCAAGATCTTCCGCCAGGAGTGGGTGGACAAGGCCGAGCACTACTTCCTCAAGTTCGGCCCGGCCAAGGCCGTGGTGCTGGCCCGGTTCATCCCGATCGTGCGGACGTTCCTCAACCCGCTGGCCGGGATGCTGGGCATGGACGCCCGCAGGTTCTTCGTGTGGAACGTGATCGGCGGCATCCTGTGGACCGACGGGCTGTTCCTGCTCGGTCACTTCCTCGGTTCGCAGATCCCGAACATCGAGGCCTACATCCTGCCCGGAATCGCAGTGATCGTCCTGCTTTCGGTGATCCCCATCGTCCGGGAGATCATGAAGGGACGTCGCGCGAACCGGTCCGGCGCCAACAAGAATGCCTCTGAAGAGTCACGACCGTCGCTGAGCGGTGACAGTTCTCGCTAA
- the fbaA gene encoding class II fructose-bisphosphate aldolase, with protein MPIATPEVYAEMLDRAKQDGFAFPAINVTSSQTLNAALRGFAEAESDGIIQVSTGGAEYLSGSTVKDMVVGSVAFAEYARVVAAEYPVNIALHTDHCPKDKLDGFMRPLVKISQERVARGEQPLFQSHMWDGSAVPLDENLRIAAELLEQCAQARVIMEMEIGVVGGEEDGVAHEINEKLYTTTGDALATAEAVGVGERGRYILAATFGNVHGVYKPGAVKLRPEVLKEIQDAVGSKYGKDKPFDLVFHGGSGSSQAEIREAISYGVIKMNIDTDTQYAFTRPIADHMLRHYDGVLKIDGEVGNKKQYDPRSYGKAGETAMAARIVTACEDLMSAGKKLK; from the coding sequence ATGCCCATCGCGACCCCTGAGGTCTACGCGGAGATGCTCGACCGCGCCAAGCAGGACGGCTTCGCCTTCCCCGCCATCAACGTGACCTCGAGCCAGACCCTGAACGCCGCGCTGCGCGGCTTCGCCGAGGCGGAGAGCGACGGCATCATCCAGGTGTCCACCGGAGGGGCCGAGTACCTGTCCGGCTCCACCGTCAAGGACATGGTGGTCGGCTCCGTGGCCTTCGCCGAGTACGCGCGGGTCGTCGCCGCCGAATACCCGGTGAACATCGCGCTGCACACCGACCACTGCCCCAAGGACAAGCTCGACGGCTTCATGCGCCCGCTGGTGAAGATCTCCCAGGAGCGGGTGGCGCGGGGCGAGCAGCCGCTGTTCCAGTCGCACATGTGGGACGGCTCGGCCGTGCCGCTCGACGAGAACCTGCGGATCGCCGCCGAACTCCTGGAGCAGTGCGCGCAGGCGCGCGTGATCATGGAGATGGAGATCGGCGTCGTCGGCGGCGAGGAGGACGGCGTCGCCCACGAGATCAACGAGAAGCTCTACACCACCACCGGCGACGCGCTGGCCACCGCCGAGGCCGTCGGGGTGGGCGAGCGGGGCCGCTACATCCTGGCGGCCACGTTCGGGAACGTGCACGGCGTCTACAAGCCGGGCGCGGTCAAGCTCCGGCCGGAGGTCCTCAAGGAGATCCAGGACGCGGTCGGCTCCAAGTACGGCAAGGACAAGCCGTTCGACCTGGTCTTCCACGGCGGCTCGGGCTCGTCGCAGGCGGAGATCCGCGAGGCCATCTCCTACGGCGTCATCAAGATGAACATCGACACCGACACCCAGTACGCCTTCACCCGGCCGATCGCCGACCACATGCTGCGCCACTACGACGGCGTGCTGAAGATCGACGGCGAGGTCGGCAACAAGAAGCAGTACGACCCACGCTCGTACGGCAAGGCCGGCGAGACCGCCATGGCCGCGCGCATCGTCACCGCGTGCGAGGACCTGATGTCCGCGGGCAAGAAGCTCAAGTAG
- a CDS encoding winged helix-turn-helix transcriptional regulator: MLPRTYDSQNCSIARSLEIVGDRWTLLVIRTAFEGVRRFDDFADHLGMARNVLADRLNRLCEEGILRRHRYQERPERFEYRLTRKGVELWPTMMSLLKWGDRHYAENGPPAIISHRGCGGSLTEQLTCDACGVSLGPGDVEPLPGPGAVPLGR, from the coding sequence GTGTTGCCCCGCACGTACGACTCGCAGAACTGCTCGATCGCCCGCTCCCTGGAGATCGTCGGCGATCGCTGGACGCTCCTGGTGATCCGCACCGCCTTCGAGGGCGTCCGTCGCTTCGACGACTTCGCCGATCACCTGGGCATGGCCCGCAACGTGCTGGCCGACCGGCTCAACCGGCTGTGCGAGGAGGGCATCCTCCGCCGCCACCGCTACCAGGAACGGCCCGAGCGCTTCGAGTACCGGTTGACGCGCAAGGGCGTCGAGCTGTGGCCCACGATGATGAGCCTGCTCAAGTGGGGCGACCGCCACTACGCCGAGAACGGCCCTCCGGCGATCATCTCCCACCGGGGCTGCGGCGGATCCCTCACCGAGCAACTCACCTGTGACGCCTGTGGCGTCTCTCTGGGCCCCGGGGACGTCGAGCCCCTCCCCGGCCCGGGCGCGGTCCCCCTCGGCCGCTGA